The Ochotona princeps isolate mOchPri1 chromosome 1, mOchPri1.hap1, whole genome shotgun sequence genome has a segment encoding these proteins:
- the LOC131480397 gene encoding UL16-binding protein 1-like: MKETFREVTDILIQQQAEMNPADDTSRDALSLQARMCCVRDASGRTHGSWLFSISGQKSLLLDSEQRRWTELDPRARWLKTWQNDSHMMEFFRKVSVGDCQSWRKNFLLYRKEMLEITESHPSCFACTLSWILQNPYGLL, translated from the exons atgaaggaaacattCAGAGAAGTGACAGACATCCTCATACAACAGCAGGCTGAGATGAACCCAGCAGATGACACAAGCAGGG ATGCCCTCAGCTTGCAGGCAAGGATGTGCTGTGTTCGTGATGCCTCTGGGCGCACACATGGGTCCTGGCTGTTCAGCATCAGTGGACAGAAATCTCTCCTCCTTGACTCAGAGCAAAGAAGATGGACAGAGCTTGATCCTAGAGCCAGATGGCTGAAGACATGGCAGAATGACAGCCACATGATGGAGTTTTTCCGCAAAGTGTCAGTGGGAGATTGTCAGAGCTGGCGTAAGAACTTCTTGCTGTACAGGAAGGAAATGCTGGAGATCACAG AATCACACCCTTCCTGTTTTGCCTGCACACTCTCGTGGATCCTGCAGAACCCGTATGGACTGCTGTGA